In Mesorhizobium sp., one DNA window encodes the following:
- a CDS encoding LLM class flavin-dependent oxidoreductase — translation MKKIGFLSFGHWSPSGHSQTRSASDALLQSIDLAVAAEELGADGAYFRVHHFARQLGSPFPLLAAVGAKTSRIEIGTAVIDMRYENPLYMAEDAGAADLIAGGRLQLGISRGSPEQVIDGWRYFGYAPAEGQTDADMARQHTEVLLKVLRGHGFAQPSPRPMFPNPPGLLRLEPYSEGLLERIWWGAASDATAVWAAKLGMNLQSSTLKYDESGKPFHVQQAEQIRAFRAAWKEAGHAREPRVSVSRSIFALVNDMDRAYFGAGRREEDQFGYIEAEKRAVFGRGYTAEPEELVRQLAGDEAIAEADTLLLTVPNQLGVAYNAHVIEAILKYVAPELGWR, via the coding sequence GTGAAAAAGATCGGCTTCCTGTCCTTCGGTCATTGGTCGCCCTCTGGCCACTCCCAGACGCGCTCGGCGTCGGACGCGCTGCTGCAGTCGATCGACCTCGCGGTCGCAGCGGAAGAACTCGGCGCCGACGGCGCCTATTTCCGTGTCCACCATTTCGCTCGCCAGCTCGGTTCGCCGTTTCCCTTGCTCGCGGCCGTCGGCGCGAAGACGAGCCGGATCGAAATCGGCACGGCCGTCATCGACATGCGCTATGAGAACCCGCTCTATATGGCCGAAGACGCGGGTGCCGCCGATCTCATCGCCGGCGGACGCCTGCAACTGGGCATCAGCCGCGGCTCGCCGGAGCAGGTGATCGACGGCTGGCGCTATTTCGGGTATGCGCCCGCCGAGGGCCAAACCGATGCCGACATGGCGCGCCAGCACACGGAGGTTCTGCTCAAGGTCCTGCGCGGCCATGGCTTCGCCCAGCCCAGCCCGCGCCCCATGTTTCCCAATCCCCCCGGCCTGTTGCGTCTCGAGCCCTATTCCGAGGGGCTTCTGGAGCGGATCTGGTGGGGCGCCGCCTCCGATGCCACCGCTGTCTGGGCGGCGAAGCTCGGGATGAACCTGCAGAGCTCGACGCTGAAATATGACGAGAGCGGCAAGCCGTTCCATGTCCAGCAGGCCGAACAGATCCGCGCTTTCCGCGCCGCGTGGAAGGAAGCGGGACATGCGCGCGAGCCGCGCGTCTCGGTCAGCCGTTCGATCTTCGCGCTGGTCAACGACATGGATCGCGCCTATTTCGGCGCCGGCCGGCGCGAAGAGGACCAGTTCGGCTACATCGAGGCCGAGAAACGCGCCGTGTTCGGCCGCGGCTACACCGCCGAGCCCGAAGAGCTGGTCAGGCAGCTCGCCGGCGACGAAGCGATCGCGGAAGCCGACACGCTGCTACTGACCGTGCCGAACCAGTTGGGGGTCGCCTACAACGCCCATGTTATCGAGGCGATCCTGAAATATGTCGCGCCGGAACTGGGGTGGCGGTAG
- a CDS encoding Tm-1-like ATP-binding domain-containing protein: MKRVYVVGTHDTKGEELAYLAGLIREQGLAVAEVDVGTMMPAEGVDVSASEVAACHPKGASAVLGQTDRGAAVAAMGEAFACFLSRQDDVGAIVGLGGGGGTSIVTAGMRTLPYGVPKLMVSTLASGDVSPYVDVSDIAFMPSVTDMAGLNGLSRIILHNAAQAISGMARVPAAAGAGKPCIGLTMFGVTTICVMTIVERLKADYDCMVFHATGTGGRTMEKLADSGLLAGVIDITTTEVCDYLLGGVLPATGDRFGAIARTRLPYVGSVGALDMVNFWAPGTVPAAYKGRTFYKHNPNVTLMRTTAEECRRIGKWIGRKLNACEGEVRFLIPEKGVSALDIDGGAFFDPAADAALFEAIEQTVQQTDRRRIERLPLHINDPKFAEAAAAAFLSISKR; the protein is encoded by the coding sequence GTGAAGCGAGTCTATGTCGTCGGCACGCACGACACGAAGGGTGAGGAGCTTGCCTATCTCGCGGGTCTGATCCGCGAGCAGGGCCTCGCCGTTGCCGAGGTCGATGTCGGCACGATGATGCCGGCCGAGGGCGTCGACGTATCGGCAAGCGAGGTCGCCGCCTGTCATCCCAAGGGAGCGTCGGCTGTGCTTGGTCAGACCGATCGCGGCGCGGCGGTGGCCGCGATGGGCGAGGCCTTCGCCTGCTTCCTGTCGCGCCAGGACGACGTCGGGGCGATCGTAGGACTGGGCGGCGGGGGCGGCACCTCGATCGTCACCGCCGGCATGCGCACCCTGCCCTACGGCGTGCCTAAGCTGATGGTCTCGACGCTCGCCTCCGGTGACGTTTCGCCTTACGTCGACGTGTCGGACATCGCCTTCATGCCCTCCGTCACCGACATGGCGGGGCTGAACGGACTTTCGCGCATCATCCTGCACAATGCGGCTCAGGCGATATCGGGCATGGCGCGGGTCCCCGCGGCCGCCGGCGCCGGCAAACCCTGCATCGGGCTGACCATGTTCGGGGTGACCACGATCTGCGTCATGACGATCGTCGAGCGGCTGAAGGCGGACTACGACTGCATGGTGTTCCACGCGACGGGCACCGGCGGGCGCACGATGGAGAAACTCGCCGACTCGGGCCTACTGGCGGGAGTGATCGACATTACGACCACCGAGGTCTGCGACTACCTTCTGGGCGGCGTGCTGCCGGCGACGGGGGATCGTTTCGGCGCGATTGCGCGCACGCGTCTGCCTTATGTCGGCTCGGTCGGCGCGCTCGACATGGTCAATTTCTGGGCGCCGGGCACCGTCCCGGCCGCTTACAAGGGCCGGACCTTCTACAAACACAATCCCAACGTCACGCTGATGCGCACGACCGCCGAGGAGTGCCGGCGCATCGGCAAGTGGATCGGCAGGAAGCTCAACGCCTGCGAGGGGGAAGTGCGGTTCCTCATCCCCGAGAAGGGCGTGTCGGCGCTTGATATCGACGGCGGCGCCTTCTTCGACCCGGCGGCGGACGCCGCCCTGTTCGAGGCGATCGAGCAGACCGTGCAGCAGACCGACCGTCGGCGGATCGAGCGGCTGCCGCTGCACATCAACGATCCGAAATTCGCGGAGGCCGCCGCCGCGGCCTTCCTGTCCATTTCGAAACGATGA
- a CDS encoding phosphoenolpyruvate hydrolase family protein, with protein sequence MPAIPRKTILEKFRAMIAEGRPIVGGGAGTGLSAKSEEAGGIDLIIIYNSGRYRMAGRGSAAGLLAYGNANEIVREMAVEVLPVVRHTPVLAGVNGTDPFILMPRFLAELKAIGFSGVQNFPTIGLFDGVMRQSFEETGMGYGLEVDMIAAAHGLDLLTTPYVFNPDEAVAMTRAGADIVVAHMGVTTGGTIGASSAKSLAECAVEIDAIAAAARSVRDDVIVLCHGGPISMPDDARFILESCDGVHGFYGASSMERLPAETAIRDQTASFKALPLKRRS encoded by the coding sequence ATGCCGGCGATTCCCCGCAAGACGATACTCGAGAAGTTCCGGGCGATGATCGCCGAAGGCCGGCCGATCGTCGGCGGCGGCGCGGGCACTGGGCTGTCGGCAAAGTCCGAGGAGGCCGGCGGCATCGACCTCATCATCATCTACAATTCGGGCCGCTACCGCATGGCGGGCCGCGGTTCGGCCGCAGGGCTGCTCGCCTACGGCAATGCCAACGAGATCGTCAGGGAAATGGCGGTGGAAGTACTGCCGGTGGTCAGGCATACGCCGGTGCTCGCCGGCGTCAACGGCACCGATCCGTTCATCCTGATGCCGCGGTTTCTGGCTGAACTCAAGGCGATCGGCTTCTCTGGGGTGCAGAACTTCCCGACCATCGGTCTTTTCGACGGCGTCATGCGCCAGAGCTTCGAGGAGACCGGCATGGGCTACGGACTTGAAGTCGACATGATTGCCGCCGCGCACGGCCTCGACCTTCTGACCACGCCCTACGTCTTCAACCCGGACGAGGCCGTCGCCATGACCAGGGCCGGCGCCGACATCGTCGTCGCGCATATGGGCGTCACCACCGGCGGCACGATCGGCGCCTCATCGGCCAAGTCGCTCGCCGAATGCGCGGTCGAGATCGACGCCATCGCCGCCGCCGCCCGCTCGGTGCGCGACGACGTGATCGTGCTCTGCCACGGTGGCCCGATCTCCATGCCCGACGATGCCCGCTTCATCCTCGAGTCTTGCGACGGCGTTCACGGCTTCTACGGTGCGAGCTCGATGGAGCGCTTGCCGGCCGAGACCGCGATCCGCGACCAGACCGCAAGCTTCAAGGCGCTGCCACTGAAGCGTCGTTCGTAA
- a CDS encoding cupin domain-containing protein: MLNGADGYFVNPKDVDAFGFDWGRLALTVAPEVNGATRFSGGVVDLPSGQGHSRHNHPGAEEIIFVISGHGEQMVEDENGTPVTRKVGPGCTVYVPESRFHSTLNTGDGPMQLFVVYSPAGPELALRDLPDFRVIKAGT, from the coding sequence ATGCTGAATGGAGCCGACGGCTATTTCGTCAATCCGAAGGACGTCGACGCCTTCGGCTTCGACTGGGGGCGGCTGGCGCTGACCGTGGCGCCGGAAGTCAACGGCGCCACGCGTTTCTCCGGCGGCGTCGTCGACCTGCCGAGCGGCCAGGGCCATTCGCGCCACAACCACCCGGGCGCCGAAGAGATCATCTTCGTCATCTCCGGCCACGGGGAGCAGATGGTCGAAGACGAGAACGGCACTCCGGTCACGCGCAAGGTCGGCCCCGGCTGCACCGTCTACGTGCCCGAAAGCCGGTTTCACTCGACGCTGAACACCGGCGACGGGCCGATGCAGCTCTTCGTCGTCTATTCGCCGGCAGGGCCGGAACTGGCTCTACGGGATCTGCCAGATTTCAGGGTCATCAAGGCGGGGACGTAA